Genomic DNA from Thiovulum sp. ES:
CATGGATTTATCAACTGGTGGAGACCTTGATGAAATTCGTAAAGCCGTAATTGGTGCTTCAGAAGTTCCAATTGGAACTGTTCCAATGTATCAAATTCTTCACGATGTTGGAAACAATATCGAAGATTTAACAATTGAAAAAATGTTAGAAGTTATTGAGAGACAAGCTCAACAAGGTGTAAGTTATTTTACAATTCATGCAGGTTTCCTACTCAGAATGATGCCAGAAGTTGCAAAAAGAAAAATGGGAATCGTTTCGCGAGGTGGAAGTTTGATGGCTTCTTGGATGATGCACTATCACCGAGAAAATCCTTTCTACTCTGCTTATGATGAAATTCTTGATATTTGCCGAAAATATGATGTCTCTCTTTCGCTTGGGGATTCTCTCCGTCCTGGAGCTTTAGCTGATGCGAGTGATGAAGCACAACTTGGTGAATTGAAAATTCTTGGGGAATTGACTTTGAGAGCTTGGGAAAAAGATGTTCAAGTTATGATTGAAGGTCCAGGGCATGTGCCATTAAATCAAATTGAACGAAACATGAAACTTGAGCAAGAGTATTGCCATGAAGCACCATTTTATGTTCTTGGACCACTTGTTACGGACATCGCTGCGGGATACGATCATATTTCAAGTGCAATTGGTGCAACTGTTGCAGGTTGGAAAGGTGCGAGTATGCTTTGCTATGTAACACCAAAAGAGCATTTAGGACTACCAAATGCGGAAGATGTTCGTGAAGGAATTATCGCTTACAAAATTGCTGCTCACTCTGCTGATATTGCACGAGGTCGAAAAGGTGCTAGAGATGTTGATGATTTAATGAGTGATGCTCGGTATAAATTTGATTGGAATAAGCAATTTGAATTGGCACTTGATCCTGAAAGAGCAAAAGAGTATCACGACGAAACTCTACCTCAAGATGTTTTTAAAGAAGCAGAATTTTGTTCAATGTGTGGACCAAAATTTTGTGCATACAAAATCACTCAAGACATCATGGAAAATCCAGAAAAAATCGAAGCTCTTGTAGCAAACGGTTAAAATCATATTTCCCGCAAAAGCGGGAGCAAAACTTCCCATTATTAAACAATTTCTAATTTTCTACATCTATTTTTTGTAAAAAAAATTGTGAAAAATAGAATTTTCTGATTTTTTGTAAAATTCGATAATTAGAGTAAAAAATAAGGAAAGATATGTTTTTAAAGGGGAAAAAAGGTCTCATTATTGGTTTAGCAAATAAGCATTCAATCGCTTATGGAGTTGCGAAAGCAATTAGGGAACAAGGCGGAGAATTAGCTTTTACATATTTAAATGATTCAATTAAAAAGAGAGTTGAGCCACTTGCAAAAGAGTTAGGTAGCGAAATTGTCATTCCACTTGATGTAACAAATGAAGAAGATATGGAAAATATTAAAAGTCGAGTTGAAGAACAGTTTGGAAAATTAGATTTTGTTTTACATTCAATTGCATTTGCACCAAAAAGAGCTTTATCGGGAGACACACTGGATACAAGTCGAGAAGATTTTTTAACAGCGATGGATGTTTCGGTTTATAGCTTGATTGGTGTAACACAGAAATTGAAACCAATTTTAAATGAGGGTGCTTCTGTTCTTACTTTATCATATTACGGAGCGGAGAAATTTGTTCCAAGATACAATGTGATGGGAATTGCAAAATCTG
This window encodes:
- a CDS encoding thiamine biosynthesis protein ThiC (PFAM: ThiC family~TIGRFAM: thiamine biosynthesis protein ThiC), whose protein sequence is MDLSTGGDLDEIRKAVIGASEVPIGTVPMYQILHDVGNNIEDLTIEKMLEVIERQAQQGVSYFTIHAGFLLRMMPEVAKRKMGIVSRGGSLMASWMMHYHRENPFYSAYDEILDICRKYDVSLSLGDSLRPGALADASDEAQLGELKILGELTLRAWEKDVQVMIEGPGHVPLNQIERNMKLEQEYCHEAPFYVLGPLVTDIAAGYDHISSAIGATVAGWKGASMLCYVTPKEHLGLPNAEDVREGIIAYKIAAHSADIARGRKGARDVDDLMSDARYKFDWNKQFELALDPERAKEYHDETLPQDVFKEAEFCSMCGPKFCAYKITQDIMENPEKIEALVANG
- a CDS encoding enoyl-(acyl-carrier-protein) reductase (NADH) (PFAM: short chain dehydrogenase), with protein sequence MFLKGKKGLIIGLANKHSIAYGVAKAIREQGGELAFTYLNDSIKKRVEPLAKELGSEIVIPLDVTNEEDMENIKSRVEEQFGKLDFVLHSIAFAPKRALSGDTLDTSREDFLTAMDVSVYSLIGVTQKLKPILNEGASVLTLSYYGAEKFVPRYNVMGIAKSALEATVRYLAVDLGKDGMRINALSAGPIKTLAASGIDDFRNLMNWNRDHSPLNKNVTTDEVGKSAMYLLSDLSSGVTGEVHYVDAGYNIIGMPLNSVTE